One part of the Mya arenaria isolate MELC-2E11 chromosome 3, ASM2691426v1 genome encodes these proteins:
- the LOC128225722 gene encoding heat shock 70 kDa protein 12B-like — protein MAATKCGSVRSKSSKLVVAAIDFGTTFTGYAYAMRDDFKADPPKISANTSWYAGGQLFTLKTPTVLLLDPKQNFEAFGFDAEDRYAELAADNDHKGYFYFRRLKLKLYNSTNIDRDTMVEDEQTKKMNAIKVFSICIKYLMEHFMKNIKNRVLEISEKDVDWVLTVPAIWNNSSKQFMREAAEMAGMKKDSLTIVLEPETASLFCMHLPIEQLNMTGASLSQSQMSPFSIGQRYMVVDVGGATVDINVIELVGEGQLKVHNMTSGATWGGTRVDAAFEDFMRKLVGKEVFDEFKKTFVEDFVEFQRQFETKKRCITHDKKGKETIQIPIALTEIYKSKTKKNMEAAVKQFQGNLTWTAGRLRVNCDFMRGWFKDTCDNTVKHVRDLFRQPAVLSCETILLVGGYAESSVLQQAFRDNFPNKRLIVPEEAGLAVLKGAVLFGHLKPHLSIVNCSSDCFSEDKEKSTKPVQTIIVAAIDFGSAFSGFAFAERDDLKTVSENPKIITGTGFVSGQLISHKTPTVLLLNPDKSFAAFGYTAEEMYSTLFEDDRERKTSSHRSYYYFRRLKMMLHSPDRPMTLSRDEQRC, from the exons ATGGCTGCCACCAAATGTGGGTCAGTGAGATCAAAATCAAGCAAGCTTGTTGTAGCAGCGATTGATTTCGGCACGACATTTACTGGATATGCCTATGCAATGCGAGATGATTTTAAGGCAGACCCGCCGAAGATAAGTGCCAATACATCATGGTACGCCGGTGGTCAGCTTTTCACACTGAAAACACCGACTGTTTTGTTGCTAGACCCCAAACAAAATTTCGAGGCTTTTGGTTTTGACGCTGAAGACCGATATGCTGAGCTTGCCGCTGACAATGACCACAAGGGATACTTCTACTTTCGGAGGTTAAAGTTGAAGCTATACAACTCCACA AACATTGACCGTGACACAATGGTGGAAGATGAACAAACGAAGAAAATGAATGCTATTAAAGTGTTCAGCATCTGCATCAAATACCTCATGGAGCACTTCATGAAGAACATTAAAAACAG GGTTTTAGAGATATCTGAGAAAGACGTAGACTGGGTACTGACTGTACCAGCTATCTGGAATAACAGTTCGAAACAGTTCATGAGAGAGGCCGCCGAAATG GCTGGCATGAAGAAGGACTCATTAACCATTGTACTTGAGCCGGAAACTGCCTCTTTATTTTGCATGCACCTTCCTATCGAGCAGCTAAACATGACCGGAGCTTCTTTGTCTCAGTCCCAAATGTCACCTTTCTCAATTGGTCAACGCTATATGGTGGTCGATGTCGGAG GTGCTACAGTGGATATCAACGTTATCGAGTTGGTGGGAGAAGGGCAACTGAAGGTGCATAACATGACCAGTGGCGCGACTTGGGGAGGAACTCGTGTTGATGCAGCATTCGAGGATTTCATGAGAAAACTTGTTG GAAAGGAAGTTTTTGACGAGTTCAAGAAGACATTTGTTGAAGATTTTGTTGAATTTCAAAGGCAATTCGAGACAAAGAAACGTTGCATAACACACGACAAAAAGGGGAAAGAGACGATCCAAATTCCGATTGCTTTGACAgaaatttataaaagtaaaacaaagaaaaacatggAAGCGGCGGTCAAGCAGTTTCAAGGCAATTTGACATGGACTGCTGGAAGATTGCGCGTAAATTGCGATTTCATGCGAGGATGGTTTAAAGACACCTGTGATAATACAGTTAAGCATGTACGGGATCTATTCCGACAACCTGCAGTGCTCAGTTGCGAGACCATACTTCTTGTTGGTGGATATGCAGAGTCATCGGTGCTACAACAAGCTTTTCGAGATAATTTTCCCAACAAGCGGCTCATCGTGCCTGAAGAAGCTGGACTTGCGGTGCTCAAGGGCGCCGTTCTGTTTGGCCATCTCAAACCACATCTTAGCATTGTGAACTGTTCCTCTGATTGTTTTTCTGAag ATAAGGAAAAGAGTACCAAACCAGTCCAAACGATTATTGTTGCTGCAATAGACTTCGGATCGGCGTTCTCAGGATTCGCCTTTGCAGAAAGAGATGACTTGAAAACTGTCAGTGAGAATCCAAAAATCATCACTGGGACGGGGTTTGTGAGTGGACAACTGATTTCCCATAAAACTCCCACAGTGCTTTTGCTGAACCCAGACAAGTCATTTGCGGCGTTTGGGTATACAGCAGAAGAAATGTACAGTACTTTGTTTGAAGATGACAGGGAAAGAAAAACCTCAAGCCACAGATCTTACTACTACTTCCGGCGCTTGAAGATGATGCTTCATAGCCCCGACAGGCCTATG ACGTTGAGCAGAGATGAGCAGAGATGTTGA
- the LOC128225723 gene encoding heat shock 70 kDa protein 12B-like yields MVVNAGEGTIDVIVHEIVGDKKLKELTSASGGPWGGTLVDKEFDAFMETIFGRDFYYRFKNECVGDYIDLHRELELKKRNVNSNDDRKETFSLPFALLKLMDKEMATLFDQRLQIYNGDVSLKNGKLRIASEIMRGWFKESCLKTTQHLKSILQQKGCAGTDTILLVGDYAESPMLQSEIKDAFRDKTVIISDEAGLAVLKGAVLFGNDPLVVVSRIARCSYGICVFRDFDPRIHAQEKKTVIGGKLKCKDIFAKHVQRGDELTVGQAQLHQRYSKLEADQISFVLDIYTSTNADPRFVDDKDCTYLGCLEIEVPPEDSKDNGIKVNMTFAETELEVEARDEKYGKTKKATFDFLVDNLNPQSKIAL; encoded by the exons ATGGTAGTTAATGCAGGAG AAGGCACTATAGACGTTATCGTGCACGAGATAGTTGGCGATAAAAAGCTGAAGGAACTGACGTCGGCCAGCGGAGGGCCATGGGGAGGTACACTGGTTGACAAAGAATTTGATGCCTTCATGGAGACAATTTTCG GCAGAGACTTTTATTACCGGTTCAAAAACGAATGTGTAGGCGATTACATTGATCTTCACAGAGAGCTTGAACTTAAAAAGAGGAACGTTAATTCAAACGACGATAGAAAAGAAACCTTCTCATTGCCATTTGCTTTGCTCAAGTTGATGGACAAGGAAATGGCTACGTTATTTGACCAACGGCTGCAAATATACAATGGCGATGTTTCTTTAAAGAATGGAAAACTAAGGATTGCCAGCGAGATAATGAGAGGATGGTTCAAAGAATCCTGTTTGAAAACTACACAGCACTTAAAGAGTATTTTGCAACAAAAAGGATGCGCTGGAACAGACACCATTTTGTTGGTGGGTGATTATGCCGAGTCCCCAATGTTGCAAAGTGAAATTAAAGATGCATTCAGAGATAAGACAGTCATAATCTCGGATGAAGCCGGCTTGGCCGTATTAAAAGGCGCGGTTCTGTTTGGAAACGACCCTCTAGTTGTAGTATCAAGAATTGCAAGATGCTCCTATGGCATTTGTGTGTTCCGCGATTTTGACCCAAGGATACATGCACAGGAAAAGAAAACAGTCATTGGAGGAAAACTTAAATGCAAGGATATCTTCGCAAAACATGTTCAAAGAGGTGACGAGCTTACCGTTGGACAGGCACAGTTGCACCAACGGTATTCTAAATTAGAAGCTGACCAAATCTCGTTTGTCCTGGATATATATACATCCACCAATGCCGATCCAAGATTCGTTGATGATAAGGATTGTACGTACCTTGGATGCCTCGAGATAGAAGTTCCCCCAGAGGACAGCAAAGATAATGGCATCAAAGTTAACATGACGTTTGCGGAAACAGAACTGGAGGTTGAAGCCAGAGAtgaaaaatatggaaaaacgaAAAAGGCTACCTTTGATTTTTTGGTAGACAACCTAAATCCACAGTCAAAGATTGCATTGTAA